A genomic stretch from Telmatocola sphagniphila includes:
- a CDS encoding MFS transporter, which translates to MNQSPNSEQETPAPRSARTALIIVFLVVFIDLLGFGIVIPLLPRYAEEYTKPLNYSESVSGLIIAVLYCSFSAMQFIFAPLWGRLSDRIGRRPVLLIGLAGSVLSYAAFGFASELGSQQAKLALMFMFLARCGAGIAGATIATAQAVIADCTTRENRSRGMALIGAAFGIGFTFGPLIAWAGVSLAPQYRGGPGYLAAILSLLAFIYGYVKLPETRVLGKSGEHRSWLNLRRLLETLYLPSIGSLVLIFFLATFAFAGFEGTLSLLTQKALGYGEKSNYLLFAYIGFMLMLAQGYFYRKLSKTWDEIRLLRTGLILLFAGMVLISAITGFVEQIGKLAESLLPISFLFALAVTVFGFAFLTPSVQALISRRSDPQRQGEVLGVNQSFSALARILGPLLGLSLQPFSLIAPYLFSAGLLVLVALLAQRLNRV; encoded by the coding sequence ATGAATCAGTCTCCCAATTCTGAACAAGAAACTCCTGCTCCCCGATCTGCGCGAACCGCGCTGATCATCGTCTTTCTGGTAGTCTTTATCGACTTACTCGGTTTCGGCATCGTTATTCCGCTGCTGCCCCGCTATGCCGAGGAATACACAAAGCCGTTGAACTATTCGGAAAGCGTCAGCGGGCTGATTATCGCGGTACTGTACTGTTCCTTCTCGGCCATGCAATTTATCTTTGCTCCGCTCTGGGGACGTCTTTCTGATCGGATCGGTCGCCGACCGGTTTTGCTCATTGGATTGGCTGGTTCGGTTCTGTCCTACGCCGCATTCGGTTTTGCTTCCGAATTGGGAAGCCAACAGGCGAAGCTCGCTTTGATGTTCATGTTCCTGGCCCGTTGCGGGGCTGGTATCGCCGGAGCCACGATTGCGACGGCTCAGGCGGTGATTGCCGATTGCACCACCCGGGAAAATCGGTCTCGCGGTATGGCTCTCATCGGTGCGGCATTCGGTATCGGATTTACTTTTGGACCTTTGATCGCCTGGGCCGGAGTATCGCTTGCCCCGCAATATCGGGGCGGTCCGGGCTATCTTGCAGCGATCCTATCCCTTCTGGCATTTATCTATGGCTATGTGAAATTGCCCGAAACCCGGGTTCTGGGTAAATCGGGCGAACATCGCAGTTGGCTCAATTTGCGTCGACTTCTGGAGACGCTTTACTTGCCGAGCATTGGCTCCCTGGTTCTGATTTTCTTCCTGGCGACTTTTGCATTCGCCGGCTTCGAAGGAACGCTGTCGCTTTTGACGCAAAAGGCACTCGGTTACGGCGAAAAATCGAATTATCTGCTATTTGCCTACATTGGCTTCATGCTGATGCTGGCCCAGGGCTATTTCTACCGCAAACTGTCAAAAACCTGGGACGAAATCCGTCTGTTGCGTACTGGATTGATTCTGCTTTTTGCTGGGATGGTTCTGATCTCCGCTATCACCGGTTTTGTCGAACAGATTGGAAAACTCGCGGAATCCCTTCTGCCGATCAGTTTCCTGTTTGCACTTGCAGTGACCGTGTTTGGGTTCGCTTTTCTGACCCCTTCGGTGCAAGCTCTCATCTCGCGGCGGAGCGATCCGCAGAGGCAGGGAGAGGTCCTGGGGGTAAACCAGTCTTTCTCGGCACTGGCCCGAATTCTTGGCCCGCTCTTGGGATTGTCCTTGCAGCCATTCAGCTTAATAGCCCCTTATTTGTTTTCGGCGGGACTTCTGGTGCTGGTTGCTCTTCTCGCGCAGAGACTAAATCGAGTATAA
- a CDS encoding DUF6134 family protein: MRFASLLGFMLVLVAPGYLRAAGKEERVYNIFADKKPAGTLKLVIEERADGVETAAFAVAVKVKYLLKEYNYSLRGYEVWKKDKLLKVETQTDDDGKKMTLKVEAEKEGLIVTTDGKQGLLKADAWTTTYWKMPAGERVLMDADTGKILDAKWEKVGVETLTLMGRQVVCNHWRVTGAVKAELWFDGSDRMVRQETVESGIRMITELSQYKRD, translated from the coding sequence ATGCGCTTTGCATCATTGCTCGGATTTATGTTGGTGTTGGTTGCGCCGGGCTACCTACGTGCCGCTGGAAAAGAAGAGCGGGTTTACAATATTTTCGCAGACAAAAAGCCTGCGGGAACCCTGAAACTGGTCATTGAAGAACGCGCAGATGGTGTTGAAACCGCAGCCTTCGCAGTGGCCGTCAAAGTGAAATACCTTCTCAAGGAATACAACTACAGTCTTCGCGGCTATGAGGTCTGGAAGAAAGATAAACTGCTCAAAGTGGAAACCCAGACCGACGACGATGGCAAGAAGATGACGCTGAAGGTGGAAGCCGAAAAAGAAGGGCTGATCGTGACCACCGATGGCAAACAGGGGCTACTCAAGGCGGACGCCTGGACAACCACCTATTGGAAAATGCCCGCCGGCGAGCGAGTGCTGATGGATGCGGACACGGGGAAGATTCTGGATGCCAAGTGGGAAAAGGTTGGCGTCGAAACTTTGACTTTAATGGGACGGCAGGTCGTTTGCAACCACTGGCGAGTGACGGGCGCCGTCAAAGCCGAACTCTGGTTCGATGGATCGGATCGCATGGTTCGGCAGGAAACGGTGGAATCTGGCATCCGAATGATTACCGAACTCAGCCAATACAAAAGGGATTGA
- a CDS encoding M20/M25/M40 family metallo-hydrolase — protein MQAAYDWLQKNHEKIIRNLADLVAIPSISTDGEHAHEIERTAKLTCDQMREAGLTNVEVLRVGSSLPYAYGEWLGAPGKPTVFLYAHHDVQPVNYREQWETDPWHLTRKDGRLYARGAADDKGAVAAQLGAIAAYMQTNGSLPVNIKMLVEGEEEVGSKNLMQFFERHKSKLQSDVIIVCDTENIEVGLPCITYSLRGIVQAHVQVKSAEIPVHSGMAGGALPDAAIALNVLLSRLFWDNAPYNIPGMYDQVRQCTEKEKAAFRKLPGDENKWRKDCGVLPQVRFAMEKGMTPYEQTWRRPAVTIIAQEASNVKRASNQVLPTAEAIVSCRIVPDQEPEKVFKSLEEVLTKDAPWGVQVTVTNTGMVGWWMTDPNGPAFEAALGALRKGFGKDPVAIGSGGSIGFVGPLAELFGGAPALLLGIEDPASNAHAPNESLHEGDFKKLMISLVDLFDNLGKLPGGKVK, from the coding sequence ATGCAAGCCGCTTATGATTGGCTGCAAAAAAATCACGAAAAGATAATCCGAAATCTCGCTGATCTCGTTGCCATACCCAGTATCAGCACCGATGGGGAACACGCTCATGAAATCGAGCGGACCGCCAAGCTGACTTGCGACCAGATGCGGGAAGCCGGGCTAACCAACGTCGAAGTGCTGCGCGTCGGCTCCTCGCTCCCCTATGCTTACGGCGAATGGCTGGGGGCACCGGGCAAGCCGACGGTATTCCTGTACGCCCACCACGATGTTCAACCGGTGAACTACCGCGAACAATGGGAGACCGATCCCTGGCACCTGACGCGAAAGGATGGCCGGCTCTACGCTCGCGGGGCCGCTGACGATAAAGGCGCCGTCGCTGCCCAACTCGGAGCCATCGCCGCTTATATGCAGACTAATGGTTCCCTTCCGGTGAACATTAAAATGCTGGTGGAAGGGGAAGAAGAAGTCGGCTCGAAAAACCTGATGCAGTTCTTCGAACGACACAAGTCGAAACTCCAATCCGACGTCATTATCGTCTGCGATACCGAAAATATCGAAGTCGGCCTGCCGTGCATCACTTATTCTCTCCGAGGCATTGTCCAGGCACACGTGCAGGTGAAATCGGCCGAGATTCCGGTTCACAGTGGCATGGCTGGCGGCGCGCTGCCCGATGCGGCAATCGCTCTCAACGTCCTGCTCAGTCGATTGTTCTGGGATAATGCTCCTTACAACATTCCCGGGATGTACGATCAGGTCCGCCAATGTACCGAAAAAGAGAAGGCCGCTTTTCGCAAGTTGCCGGGCGACGAGAATAAATGGCGAAAAGACTGCGGAGTCTTACCGCAAGTGCGTTTCGCGATGGAAAAGGGGATGACCCCTTACGAACAAACCTGGCGCCGACCCGCCGTGACGATCATCGCTCAGGAAGCCAGCAACGTGAAGCGGGCTTCAAATCAGGTTCTGCCGACCGCCGAGGCCATCGTCAGCTGCCGCATCGTTCCCGATCAGGAACCCGAAAAAGTCTTCAAAAGCCTCGAAGAAGTCCTCACCAAGGACGCGCCCTGGGGCGTTCAGGTCACCGTGACCAATACAGGAATGGTCGGTTGGTGGATGACCGACCCTAACGGCCCCGCTTTCGAAGCGGCTCTGGGCGCTCTCCGGAAGGGATTTGGCAAGGATCCGGTGGCCATCGGTTCTGGCGGCAGCATCGGCTTTGTCGGCCCGCTCGCCGAACTGTTCGGTGGTGCACCTGCCCTGCTGCTGGGAATCGAAGATCCCGCCAGTAATGCCCATGCTCCCAACGAAAGCCTGCATGAAGGCGATTTCAAGAAGCTGATGATTTCCCTAGTGGATCTGTTCGACAACCTCGGAAAATTACCCGGTGGAAAAGTGAAGTAA
- a CDS encoding GNAT family N-acetyltransferase codes for MDETNIHLRDAVEADLQAIVDIYNQSIPGGWSTADTKPVTVEERLEWFRKFDPARRPIWVAEIDGQIAAWIGLVSFYAGRPAYDATAEVSLYIATAFHKRGLGRYLKKKMIEHCPRLGVTTLLSMYFDHNEGTKRINDSLGFEVVGHLKEIAIVQGQKRGLVIGALRIAAVS; via the coding sequence ATGGATGAGACTAATATTCACCTACGAGACGCGGTGGAGGCCGATCTTCAGGCGATCGTAGATATTTACAATCAATCGATTCCGGGCGGCTGGTCGACAGCGGATACGAAGCCGGTGACTGTCGAGGAACGGCTCGAGTGGTTTCGCAAGTTCGATCCGGCCCGACGACCGATCTGGGTGGCGGAAATCGATGGCCAAATCGCCGCCTGGATCGGCTTGGTTTCGTTTTACGCTGGGCGACCCGCATATGACGCGACGGCCGAAGTAAGCCTCTACATCGCCACGGCCTTTCACAAACGGGGGCTGGGGCGGTATCTCAAAAAGAAAATGATTGAGCACTGCCCGAGACTAGGCGTGACCACACTGTTGAGTATGTACTTCGATCACAACGAAGGTACCAAACGCATCAATGACAGCCTGGGTTTTGAAGTCGTTGGTCATCTGAAAGAAATTGCGATCGTACAAGGCCAAAAACGAGGGCTGGTGATAGGGGCGTTGCGGATAGCCGCTGTGAGTTAA
- a CDS encoding Maf family protein, with translation MAKHLPFRLTLASGSIGRRYLLENAGYHFDIQPSNAEEPTEARYSSCQQYVQEVAWLKAAAVAKSEKVDNGFILAADTVGWIDNSVIGKPLDRDDARRILRLLSGRVHELWTGVCLWRVSDRFQFQYQELSLVEMRELSPIEIETYLDTRQWEGCSGAYAIKEEKDPYLKIVRGSLSNVIGLPMESLERTFEWLAIPR, from the coding sequence ATGGCAAAACATCTCCCATTCCGCCTGACTCTGGCCAGCGGTTCGATTGGTCGTCGTTATCTTCTGGAAAATGCCGGCTACCATTTCGATATTCAACCTTCCAATGCGGAAGAGCCGACCGAGGCCCGTTACTCTTCCTGTCAGCAGTACGTTCAGGAAGTGGCCTGGTTGAAAGCGGCGGCCGTGGCTAAGTCTGAGAAGGTCGACAACGGTTTTATCCTGGCGGCCGATACGGTCGGCTGGATCGATAATTCTGTAATTGGCAAACCTCTGGATCGAGATGATGCGCGGCGAATTTTGAGGCTTCTCTCCGGTCGCGTACATGAACTCTGGACCGGTGTCTGTCTTTGGCGAGTTTCAGATAGATTCCAATTTCAGTATCAAGAACTTTCGCTGGTCGAGATGAGGGAACTGTCGCCGATCGAGATTGAAACTTATCTCGACACCCGGCAGTGGGAAGGTTGCTCCGGGGCCTATGCCATTAAAGAAGAGAAAGATCCTTATTTGAAAATCGTTCGCGGATCGCTTTCGAATGTGATTGGCTTACCGATGGAATCGCTGGAAAGAACCTTCGAATGGCTGGCTATCCCGCGTTGA
- a CDS encoding HD-GYP domain-containing protein, with the protein MTDTRALLNRISAFRQRLEQMPRLLPDRSSLRSELPEYPVAESAPDEKPEVPGRLGTRARQALDEARGLVTELRKLTQHALLDSPQPFIEREELLEHHRETTALLNGAIRMIRYLPEPPDEQWLWCESLEASLNAVRYRLAVWKACLDRLGSERLLLHNVAVLLNDIHHTQTIEPDRFSALVDLFLQESTSTSLTWLEVSSEDPASFIARHTILRCRVLRRMASKQDPEFLRKLLAAGLLCDVAMLRLPAGLLSKSDSLSVEDRQLIESHPLRSAEMIRKSLPYLTEVAEIVTEHHERDNGTGYPNSWKKEQLKAESRWLAIADQYSALIEDRPYRPGCDPRTAVTDLLLQMEQGIFDSRLASALLEIGLYPIGSAVELSDGSLAVVLGHPRIENQLAKPLIGVLTDDEGRFYPTLKILDLISSPGCSIVRTLPKAERRKKLSRQHLDWAL; encoded by the coding sequence ATGACGGATACGCGTGCTCTCTTGAACCGCATCTCCGCCTTCCGACAGCGGCTGGAGCAAATGCCGCGCCTGCTTCCTGATAGAAGTAGTCTTCGCAGTGAGTTGCCCGAATATCCGGTAGCGGAAAGTGCCCCGGATGAGAAACCCGAAGTGCCCGGCCGCCTCGGAACCCGAGCCCGCCAAGCCTTGGATGAAGCCCGCGGCCTTGTAACTGAACTCCGCAAACTCACACAGCATGCCCTGCTCGATTCTCCACAACCTTTCATTGAGCGGGAAGAACTTCTCGAACATCATCGCGAAACCACGGCGCTCCTGAACGGCGCAATTCGGATGATCCGCTATCTCCCGGAGCCACCCGACGAACAGTGGCTCTGGTGCGAATCGCTCGAAGCTAGTCTCAATGCCGTACGTTACCGTCTGGCGGTATGGAAGGCCTGCCTCGATCGACTGGGAAGCGAGAGGCTGTTGCTCCACAACGTGGCCGTGCTTCTGAATGACATTCACCACACGCAAACGATCGAGCCGGATCGTTTTTCTGCCCTCGTCGATCTGTTCCTGCAGGAATCGACCTCGACCTCACTCACCTGGCTGGAAGTCTCCTCCGAAGATCCGGCCAGTTTCATTGCTCGCCACACGATATTACGTTGCCGGGTCCTCCGAAGGATGGCCTCTAAACAGGATCCAGAATTTCTGAGAAAACTCCTGGCCGCTGGCTTGCTTTGCGATGTGGCCATGTTGCGTCTCCCTGCCGGTCTGCTGTCTAAATCGGACAGCTTGTCTGTGGAAGATCGCCAGCTCATCGAATCGCATCCTTTGCGTAGCGCGGAAATGATTCGTAAAAGCCTGCCTTACCTAACCGAGGTAGCCGAGATAGTGACCGAACATCACGAACGGGACAACGGCACGGGCTATCCAAACTCCTGGAAAAAAGAACAGCTGAAAGCGGAATCGCGCTGGCTGGCAATTGCCGACCAGTACTCGGCCCTGATCGAAGATCGACCCTACCGCCCCGGTTGCGATCCGCGCACGGCCGTGACCGATCTTCTTCTTCAGATGGAACAGGGAATTTTCGACAGCCGGCTAGCATCCGCGTTACTGGAAATCGGCTTGTATCCGATTGGTTCGGCGGTGGAACTCTCGGATGGCAGTCTCGCCGTCGTTCTGGGTCATCCCCGAATTGAAAATCAACTCGCCAAACCGCTTATTGGCGTACTCACCGACGACGAAGGTCGCTTTTATCCGACCTTGAAAATTTTGGATTTGATCAGTTCCCCCGGTTGCTCGATCGTACGCACCTTACCGAAGGCCGAACGTCGGAAGAAGCTCTCGCGACAACATCTCGACTGGGCCCTCTAA
- a CDS encoding acyl carrier protein, whose protein sequence is MNEREKILNKLLEILQNDTDVKLETVNEAVSLREGLGLDSVDLVGIIMRIEEFYRIRLNHQELEGCNTVGTLIDLIESKLVNGTTSLHVQKAA, encoded by the coding sequence ATGAACGAACGCGAAAAAATTCTGAACAAGCTGCTGGAAATTCTCCAGAACGATACCGACGTGAAGTTGGAAACCGTGAACGAAGCCGTCTCCTTGCGGGAAGGTCTCGGTCTGGATTCCGTCGATCTGGTCGGCATCATTATGCGGATCGAGGAATTCTACCGTATTCGGCTGAACCACCAGGAGTTGGAAGGCTGCAACACGGTGGGCACTTTGATCGATCTGATCGAATCGAAGCTGGTGAACGGTACGACCTCGCTGCACGTTCAGAAAGCGGCGTAA
- a CDS encoding CPBP family intramembrane glutamic endopeptidase, whose product MWSYLRSTHHPWPCLLFLLPLLVAYEFGVFYLGGAQADAMRNGADSWIRWGLQYFGVREFLAAPILILAVFLLWTFFKWSERPEDTLGIIFTMIFESIGYGLGLWCISQAFVPFLQSLGVTLGVQIHLTDESLARLVTFIGAGIYEETIFRLLLLNALVLILKFVFIPRVFAMFLAAVISSILFAAAHHIGEYGEQTINKAYFLFRVTAGLYFAAIYWIRGFGVAVGAHAMYDVMVGIPWKVTE is encoded by the coding sequence ATGTGGAGTTATCTGCGATCGACCCATCATCCCTGGCCTTGCCTACTCTTTCTGCTGCCGCTTCTGGTCGCTTATGAATTTGGCGTATTCTATCTGGGCGGCGCTCAGGCCGATGCTATGCGGAATGGCGCCGATTCCTGGATTCGCTGGGGCTTACAGTACTTTGGCGTGCGGGAGTTTCTGGCCGCTCCGATCCTGATCCTCGCCGTCTTTCTGCTCTGGACTTTTTTTAAGTGGAGCGAACGCCCGGAAGACACGCTCGGTATCATTTTCACGATGATTTTTGAGAGTATCGGCTACGGCCTGGGACTCTGGTGCATCAGCCAGGCCTTCGTGCCGTTTTTGCAATCTCTAGGTGTCACGCTGGGCGTTCAGATTCACCTCACCGACGAAAGTCTAGCTCGACTGGTCACCTTCATTGGGGCGGGCATCTATGAAGAAACGATTTTCCGACTATTGCTGCTCAATGCGCTGGTCCTGATCCTGAAATTCGTATTCATCCCCCGTGTCTTTGCAATGTTTTTGGCGGCCGTTATTTCTTCCATTCTCTTTGCGGCCGCACATCATATCGGGGAGTATGGCGAGCAGACGATTAACAAAGCGTATTTTCTGTTTCGAGTTACGGCCGGGCTCTATTTCGCGGCCATCTACTGGATCCGAGGATTTGGCGTCGCAGTCGGGGCGCATGCCATGTACGACGTGATGGTAGGCATTCCCTGGAAAGTCACCGAATAA
- a CDS encoding 3'-5' exonuclease, translating into MKSPTQNDPSSETSFLVIDTESVPDGKLIGLVKYPDEMLTPEKAIEKARQEAIENSYNGSDFLPVTFQIPVSVCVARVGEDFSLQSVRCIDAPRFRTREIVKLFWAGIDKYKGARLVTFNGRGFDLPLLELAAFRYGLSMPMYYKKRNRYTGGDIDLMDWITNFGAYRFPGGLDLLAKLLGKPGKMGGIAGHRVYEFYQNEEFQKINDYCMWDTLDTYFVFLRSRVMTGDIKLEEESELIGRAKDLLARQIPENPALGEYLANWREQPGWP; encoded by the coding sequence ATGAAATCTCCCACACAAAACGATCCCTCGAGCGAAACCAGTTTTCTGGTAATCGACACGGAAAGTGTTCCGGACGGGAAGTTGATCGGCTTGGTCAAGTATCCCGATGAGATGCTGACTCCTGAGAAAGCGATCGAGAAAGCTCGCCAGGAAGCCATCGAGAATTCCTACAACGGTTCCGATTTCCTACCGGTGACTTTTCAGATACCCGTTTCCGTTTGCGTTGCACGGGTGGGTGAAGATTTCAGTCTGCAATCGGTGCGTTGCATCGATGCTCCGCGCTTTCGCACTCGGGAAATTGTCAAATTATTCTGGGCCGGTATCGACAAGTACAAGGGAGCCCGACTCGTAACCTTCAATGGTCGCGGCTTCGATTTGCCTTTACTAGAACTGGCCGCTTTTCGCTACGGTCTGTCGATGCCCATGTATTACAAGAAACGCAACCGGTACACCGGCGGCGACATCGACCTCATGGACTGGATCACCAATTTCGGTGCCTACCGTTTCCCCGGCGGACTCGATCTGCTCGCGAAATTATTGGGAAAACCGGGAAAAATGGGAGGCATCGCCGGTCATCGGGTCTACGAGTTCTACCAGAACGAAGAGTTTCAGAAGATCAACGACTACTGCATGTGGGATACGCTCGACACTTACTTCGTGTTTTTGCGTTCTCGCGTGATGACGGGCGATATCAAATTGGAAGAAGAGTCCGAACTGATCGGCAGAGCCAAAGACTTGCTGGCTCGACAAATCCCGGAAAACCCCGCCCTGGGTGAATATCTGGCGAACTGGCGGGAACAACCCGGCTGGCCTTAG
- the waaF gene encoding lipopolysaccharide heptosyltransferase II produces the protein MKQNVPLTDYEAKRIAFIKPSALGDVVHALPVLEAVRIRYPSAEIVWVINKSYRALIENHPALNDVMPFDRGAMKKGLSTALSYSLQFAKELRKRRFDLALDLQGLLRSGLMARFTSATRRVGLSNAREGARNFYTDILPAPGLLEQHAVERNWIFAEALGVGRLPKKFRLSISPQNQQIIDSQLLAYPRPWIGLAPGSRWSTKCWPVEHYAELANRVHRRFGGTAFLFGGSEDTELARSLQSRLQGKCVNKIGSTNLPELAAFLNRMDSIVSNDSGPLHLAAALGRPVVAPYTCTKVELHGPFDQFERAVQTRVFCAGSYIRNCDRMICMDDLQPELLWNKLVKVLEAWQNISHSA, from the coding sequence ATGAAGCAGAACGTTCCACTGACCGACTACGAGGCGAAACGCATCGCCTTCATCAAACCCAGTGCGCTGGGGGATGTGGTGCACGCTTTGCCCGTCCTGGAAGCGGTTCGCATTCGCTATCCGTCGGCTGAAATCGTCTGGGTCATCAACAAAAGCTATCGGGCCCTAATTGAAAATCATCCGGCTTTAAATGACGTGATGCCCTTCGATCGCGGGGCGATGAAAAAAGGACTGAGCACCGCTCTGAGCTACAGCCTTCAATTTGCCAAAGAACTGCGAAAACGACGATTCGATCTTGCTCTCGATCTGCAGGGACTGTTGCGCAGCGGGTTGATGGCTCGATTTACCTCAGCCACTCGACGAGTTGGGCTTTCCAATGCCCGCGAGGGGGCACGAAACTTTTATACCGACATCCTTCCGGCTCCAGGCCTGCTGGAACAGCACGCCGTGGAGCGGAACTGGATTTTCGCAGAGGCCCTGGGCGTAGGCCGTCTGCCGAAAAAATTTCGCCTGTCGATCTCACCCCAGAATCAGCAAATCATCGATTCCCAACTGCTCGCTTACCCCCGTCCCTGGATCGGGCTGGCACCCGGCTCTCGATGGTCAACCAAATGCTGGCCGGTGGAGCACTATGCTGAGCTGGCCAATCGAGTTCACCGACGCTTCGGGGGCACTGCTTTCCTTTTCGGTGGGAGTGAGGATACCGAGTTAGCCCGGTCGCTGCAAAGTCGGTTGCAGGGAAAATGCGTTAATAAGATTGGATCGACAAATTTGCCGGAGCTGGCAGCGTTTCTGAATCGGATGGATTCGATTGTCAGCAACGACAGCGGCCCGTTGCACCTGGCCGCAGCCTTGGGCAGGCCGGTGGTGGCTCCGTATACTTGCACCAAGGTCGAACTGCATGGACCGTTCGACCAATTCGAAAGGGCCGTTCAAACGCGAGTCTTCTGTGCGGGGAGTTACATTCGGAATTGCGACCGGATGATCTGCATGGACGACCTCCAACCGGAACTGCTCTGGAATAAACTCGTGAAGGTGCTCGAGGCATGGCAAAACATCTCCCATTCCGCCTGA
- a CDS encoding peroxiredoxin family protein, with translation MFATLFASLLLCLDSPSPPVIRLERGQEITWKGTFREEMLRPGVTASRNYSFENRLFVLESHEFGYDVAILTVLKLHAEKDAKSTAKPLSTAKLVLARLTPQGTLLEQTSASLSDNAAKRKERQLKAFIALPPDNLPLPELSMLPNLPDNWMQDGKWDTPEFGRPFRHSKLELIEPLRGARCHVISTQQQSEDWGDTVRGRMTWRIQENIWYSTAHGFSMKMERIFERKDANTSEVTFRTKLNYEHTGQLRYSGRAYDERREEITMAKTLDEDYEKIVDELSKNGPSGFSRILGRIDYYTESQRPLGESLLYREALHSLKRKAEAAIKGHLAPSRPQWVETPSGPLTVNKPIIDFEAENLMSSARENWRLSQAKGKPIVLVYYQPHAGTAEAVLKAGEFLRQDFRARVRIVGMAIGDPIAARKQGDNVPVNFPIINATDLRKAQGIESTPTIVLVDGEGVIRKISVGWGDESLGLLREELGKLIK, from the coding sequence ATGTTTGCGACACTCTTCGCCAGCTTGTTGCTTTGTCTGGATTCACCGTCGCCGCCGGTCATCCGGCTGGAGCGCGGACAGGAGATCACCTGGAAAGGTACGTTCCGCGAAGAGATGTTGCGCCCCGGCGTGACTGCCAGCCGGAACTATTCCTTCGAAAACCGGCTCTTCGTTCTCGAAAGCCATGAATTCGGGTACGACGTGGCGATTCTGACTGTACTAAAGCTACATGCCGAGAAAGACGCGAAATCGACGGCGAAACCACTTTCGACAGCGAAACTCGTGCTGGCTCGTCTCACGCCTCAAGGCACTTTATTAGAGCAAACCTCCGCCTCGCTCTCGGATAACGCCGCGAAGCGAAAAGAACGGCAATTAAAAGCTTTTATCGCTTTACCACCCGATAATCTGCCCCTCCCAGAACTGAGCATGCTTCCCAACCTGCCGGATAACTGGATGCAGGACGGGAAATGGGATACTCCCGAGTTCGGCCGGCCGTTCCGACATTCGAAGCTGGAGCTGATTGAACCCTTGCGCGGGGCACGCTGCCATGTGATTTCCACGCAGCAGCAAAGCGAAGACTGGGGCGATACGGTGCGCGGCAGAATGACCTGGCGAATTCAGGAAAACATCTGGTATTCCACGGCTCATGGTTTCAGCATGAAGATGGAGCGAATATTCGAGCGGAAGGACGCTAATACATCCGAAGTGACTTTCCGGACCAAACTGAATTACGAACACACCGGCCAATTGCGCTATAGCGGACGCGCCTACGACGAACGCCGGGAAGAAATCACTATGGCGAAAACTCTGGACGAGGATTACGAAAAAATTGTCGACGAGTTGAGCAAGAACGGGCCGAGCGGCTTCAGTCGAATTCTCGGTCGAATCGACTATTACACGGAATCGCAGCGACCTCTGGGAGAATCTCTGCTCTACCGCGAAGCTCTGCACAGTTTGAAGCGGAAGGCTGAAGCGGCGATAAAAGGGCACTTGGCGCCCAGCCGGCCTCAATGGGTCGAAACTCCTTCAGGGCCACTCACGGTCAATAAGCCGATCATCGATTTCGAAGCGGAAAATTTAATGAGTTCCGCGCGGGAAAATTGGCGATTGAGCCAGGCGAAAGGAAAGCCGATTGTTCTGGTTTACTACCAGCCGCATGCGGGCACGGCTGAAGCGGTTTTGAAAGCCGGGGAATTTCTGCGACAGGATTTCCGGGCTCGAGTGCGGATAGTCGGTATGGCCATTGGCGATCCGATAGCCGCCCGAAAGCAGGGGGATAATGTCCCTGTGAATTTCCCGATCATCAATGCCACGGATCTCCGAAAAGCCCAGGGGATTGAATCGACTCCTACGATTGTGCTCGTGGATGGCGAGGGCGTAATTCGCAAAATTAGCGTCGGCTGGGGCGACGAATCGCTGGGATTATTGCGGGAAGAGCTCGGCAAATTAATCAAATAA